A stretch of the Paenibacillus dendritiformis genome encodes the following:
- a CDS encoding stalk domain-containing protein has protein sequence MGKASWKWMIAGCLLFGSMAPFAMAQEIGSATESAVELVPLRQAAESIGALVEWDQQTKTITVTFGERVWTIDSASGRSEVNGTTLTLDGGSLLSKEKGYHYIAWNAIKEALQIQGKWVNGKVLADEADWKTRAAQFTVQWAALAEAPEEEAQLASLLTPELKEATKVARLSSLAQQIIPMFGKPTQFVQASSDNDGVHQNVQVLFKTDKELMLSLTLRYKENGLLNDVFFSYLPSGDYQPPAYDDAALYKEETIFIGDGQFKLPGTLTLPAAANASGTYPVLVLVHGSGANDRDESIGAAKTFRDMAVGLAKEGIATIRYEKRTREYPVQSAAIPRFTVKEETVDDALLAVKWASQDKRLNKDRIYVLGHSQGGMLIPNIVKADTEKGIRGAIIAAGPSGPIEDLMIEQMERQLQSAKDNGQPAEAIAAAEGQLKMWKQMVAIIKDEQYTLDNLPANLALPNASWWIDFRNYHGGEIAKDQQVPLFIIQGDNDAQVGKEHLDGWKKALQTRNNVQYKLYPKLNHVFVESDKPSTGQEYIIPGNVPEQVMKDIAAWIRSN, from the coding sequence ATGGGAAAAGCCAGTTGGAAATGGATGATCGCGGGGTGTCTGTTATTTGGGAGTATGGCGCCGTTCGCGATGGCGCAGGAAATCGGTTCGGCAACGGAATCGGCGGTTGAACTCGTACCGCTGCGGCAGGCGGCGGAATCGATTGGAGCTCTCGTGGAATGGGATCAGCAGACGAAGACAATCACCGTTACTTTCGGCGAACGGGTGTGGACGATAGATTCCGCGAGCGGCCGTTCCGAGGTGAACGGAACAACCCTCACGCTCGACGGCGGCTCCTTGCTGAGCAAGGAGAAGGGGTATCATTACATAGCTTGGAATGCCATTAAGGAGGCGCTGCAGATTCAAGGGAAGTGGGTGAACGGCAAGGTGCTGGCCGATGAGGCCGATTGGAAAACGCGCGCTGCCCAATTTACGGTCCAGTGGGCCGCCTTGGCGGAAGCGCCGGAAGAGGAAGCGCAGTTGGCTTCTCTTTTGACGCCGGAGCTGAAGGAAGCGACGAAGGTCGCGCGCTTATCTAGCTTGGCACAGCAGATCATCCCAATGTTCGGGAAGCCGACGCAGTTCGTCCAAGCCTCCTCCGACAACGATGGCGTGCACCAGAACGTGCAGGTGCTGTTCAAGACGGACAAGGAACTGATGCTGTCACTTACACTCCGTTATAAAGAGAACGGCTTGTTGAACGATGTGTTCTTCTCGTATCTTCCATCCGGGGATTACCAGCCGCCAGCTTATGACGATGCTGCTCTTTACAAGGAAGAGACGATTTTCATCGGGGACGGGCAGTTCAAGCTGCCTGGCACATTGACCCTGCCGGCCGCTGCGAACGCGTCGGGCACCTATCCGGTGCTCGTGCTGGTTCACGGCTCAGGGGCCAATGACCGTGACGAGTCGATTGGCGCTGCCAAGACGTTCCGGGACATGGCGGTTGGACTGGCGAAGGAAGGGATTGCCACGATTCGATATGAGAAGCGGACGCGGGAATATCCGGTTCAATCCGCAGCGATCCCGAGATTTACCGTGAAGGAAGAGACGGTCGATGATGCGCTTCTGGCGGTGAAGTGGGCCAGCCAAGACAAGCGGCTGAACAAGGATCGCATCTATGTGCTTGGTCATAGCCAGGGAGGCATGCTAATCCCGAATATCGTCAAGGCCGACACCGAAAAGGGAATCCGCGGGGCTATCATCGCGGCCGGGCCTTCCGGGCCGATCGAAGATTTGATGATCGAGCAAATGGAACGCCAGCTTCAATCTGCCAAAGACAACGGCCAGCCGGCGGAAGCCATCGCGGCGGCCGAAGGACAATTGAAGATGTGGAAGCAGATGGTTGCCATCATCAAGGATGAGCAATATACGCTCGACAATCTTCCGGCCAATTTGGCGCTTCCGAACGCTTCTTGGTGGATAGATTTCCGCAACTATCACGGTGGAGAGATAGCCAAGGATCAGCAAGTGCCGCTCTTCATCATCCAGGGGGATAATGACGCTCAGGTCGGCAAAGAGCACCTGGACGGCTGGAAAAAGGCGCTGCAAACCCGAAACAACGTCCAATACAAGCTGTATCCGAAGCTGAACCACGTATTCGTGGAGAGCGACAAGCCGTCCACCGGCCAAGAATACATCATTCCAGGCAACGTGCCGGAACAAGTCATGAAAGATATCGCGGCCTGGATTCGCAGTAACTAA
- a CDS encoding DUF6254 family protein, with product MTSPKHRRVNADKIRKQTPHSHGKVKSFRELAEE from the coding sequence ATGACCTCTCCGAAGCACCGGCGTGTCAATGCGGACAAAATCCGCAAACAAACTCCGCACTCCCACGGCAAAGTGAAATCGTTCCGCGAGCTGGCCGAGGAGTAG
- a CDS encoding ABC transporter ATP-binding protein, translating into MDAVIEMRNVTKRFKNKTAVNGVSLDIMRGSVVAILGPNGAGKTTTISMLLGLIEPTEGTVKLFGQNPSHLQVRQRIGAMLQDVSIIDMLKVHEVIEMFRSYYPKPLAMERLIELTGLSKPELNMYAEKLSGGQKRRAGFALAMAGDPELVFFDEPTVGMDVAARRRFWEQVRVLVSEGKTVLFTTHYLQEADDAADRIILFHQGEIVEDGKPEEIKARLLKKSVSFRLEGDTAAACASIRLWPNVSDCDLIGGRIHIRTDDTDGVLAAMFERPLPARDIRIDQGRLDEAFEQLTMSNQEVAY; encoded by the coding sequence ATGGATGCAGTGATTGAGATGCGCAATGTCACGAAAAGGTTCAAAAATAAAACGGCGGTGAACGGGGTGTCGCTCGACATTATGCGAGGGTCCGTGGTTGCCATCCTGGGGCCGAACGGCGCGGGAAAAACGACGACGATTTCGATGCTGCTTGGCTTGATCGAACCGACCGAGGGAACGGTTAAGCTGTTCGGCCAGAACCCGAGTCATCTTCAAGTAAGGCAGCGGATTGGCGCTATGCTGCAGGACGTCAGTATTATCGACATGCTGAAGGTGCATGAGGTCATCGAGATGTTCCGCAGCTATTACCCGAAGCCGCTGGCGATGGAGCGGCTGATCGAGTTGACCGGCTTGAGCAAGCCGGAGCTGAATATGTATGCGGAGAAGCTGTCCGGCGGCCAGAAGCGCCGAGCCGGCTTCGCACTGGCGATGGCCGGTGACCCGGAGTTGGTCTTCTTCGACGAGCCGACGGTAGGGATGGATGTGGCCGCCCGGCGCCGCTTCTGGGAGCAGGTTCGTGTGCTGGTATCCGAAGGCAAGACGGTACTGTTCACGACGCATTATTTGCAGGAAGCGGATGATGCGGCCGACCGGATTATTTTATTCCATCAGGGGGAGATCGTGGAAGACGGCAAGCCGGAAGAGATTAAAGCGCGGCTGCTCAAAAAATCCGTCTCCTTCCGGCTCGAAGGAGATACGGCGGCAGCCTGCGCCAGCATTCGCCTGTGGCCGAATGTGTCGGATTGCGATTTGATCGGCGGGCGGATACATATCCGCACGGATGATACCGACGGCGTGCTGGCCGCGATGTTCGAGCGGCCGCTTCCGGCCCGGGATATTCGGATCGATCAAGGGCGTCTGGACGAGGCGTTCGAGCAATTAACCATGAGCAATCAGGAGGTCGCATACTGA
- the mgrA gene encoding L-glyceraldehyde 3-phosphate reductase → MVYQADSTRYDSMVYRRCGRSGLKLPAISLGLWHNFGGIDSFENGRAMLRRAFDLGITHFDLANNYGPPAGSAELMFGQMLKEDFRPYRDEMIISTKAGYYMWEGPYGEWGSRKYLIASLDQSLKRMGLDYVDIFYSHRPDPDTPLEETMMALDQVVRQGKALYVGISSYDREQTSEAIRILKELGTPLLIHQPSYSMLNRWIEDGLQGVLEEHGVGSIAFCPLQQGLLTNRYLRGIPEDSRAKKASGFLKEEEVSEQVIAKIRRLHEIAEGRGQSLAQMALAWVLRDGKVTSALIGASRVSQIEENVKALEQSAFTAEELADIDQVLQS, encoded by the coding sequence ATGGTATATCAAGCAGACTCCACCCGTTATGATTCGATGGTCTACCGGCGCTGCGGCCGTTCGGGCTTGAAGCTGCCCGCGATTTCGCTGGGGCTATGGCATAATTTCGGAGGCATCGATTCATTCGAGAACGGACGGGCTATGCTGCGCCGCGCGTTCGATCTGGGGATAACGCATTTTGATCTGGCGAACAATTATGGTCCGCCCGCCGGCTCCGCGGAGCTTATGTTCGGGCAAATGCTGAAGGAGGATTTCCGTCCATACCGGGATGAAATGATCATCTCGACCAAAGCCGGCTACTACATGTGGGAGGGCCCGTACGGCGAATGGGGATCGAGAAAATATCTCATCGCCAGCCTTGATCAAAGCCTGAAACGGATGGGACTGGACTATGTCGATATCTTCTATTCGCACCGTCCGGATCCGGATACGCCGCTGGAAGAGACGATGATGGCCCTCGACCAAGTTGTCCGCCAAGGGAAGGCGCTGTATGTGGGCATTTCCTCATATGACAGGGAGCAGACCAGCGAAGCGATCCGGATTTTGAAGGAATTGGGGACCCCGCTCCTCATTCATCAGCCGTCTTACTCGATGCTCAACCGCTGGATCGAGGATGGACTTCAAGGCGTGCTGGAGGAACATGGCGTTGGCAGCATCGCATTTTGTCCACTACAGCAAGGTCTGTTGACGAATCGTTATCTCCGCGGGATCCCGGAAGATTCCCGAGCCAAAAAGGCATCCGGATTTTTAAAAGAGGAAGAAGTGTCGGAACAAGTTATTGCCAAGATCCGCCGACTGCATGAGATCGCGGAAGGTCGAGGCCAGTCGCTTGCCCAGATGGCCCTTGCCTGGGTACTGCGCGACGGAAAGGTCACTTCCGCTCTCATTGGCGCAAGCCGGGTCAGCCAGATCGAAGAAAACGTGAAGGCGCTGGAGCAGTCGGCGTTCACGGCGGAAGAATTGGCCGACATCGACCAAGTGTTGCAATCATAA
- a CDS encoding ABC transporter permease → MKLLFLQCKMELLRVIRNPYFVFWSLLMPMVFYFIFTRIVNVGVDNKAWWQAHYLMSMTGFSIMGSAIMTLGIRIVQERKNGWAAYIRITPLQGSIYFAGKMFGQFMMHLFSIITIFLCGYLLNGVSLSWSAWLSCGLWLLLASIPFLGLGALVGTMKRVDTASGVSNAIFMLLAITGGMWFPLDIMPKFLQTAAKLLPAYHFGGGAWEIVRGETPQWEHALFLAGYLLLFMILSTYIRKKQEAV, encoded by the coding sequence ATGAAGCTGTTATTTCTTCAGTGCAAGATGGAACTGCTGCGCGTTATTCGCAACCCGTACTTTGTATTCTGGTCCCTGCTGATGCCAATGGTCTTCTATTTTATCTTTACCCGCATCGTGAATGTCGGCGTGGATAATAAGGCTTGGTGGCAGGCCCATTATTTGATGTCGATGACTGGATTCAGCATTATGGGATCGGCGATTATGACCTTGGGCATCCGCATCGTGCAGGAGCGCAAGAACGGATGGGCTGCATATATCCGAATTACGCCGCTGCAGGGCAGTATTTATTTTGCGGGGAAAATGTTCGGTCAGTTCATGATGCATTTGTTCTCGATTATCACTATTTTTCTGTGCGGGTATCTATTGAATGGAGTGTCCTTGTCCTGGTCTGCCTGGCTTAGCTGCGGCTTGTGGCTGTTGCTCGCATCGATCCCGTTCCTCGGGCTTGGCGCCCTCGTGGGGACGATGAAGCGGGTAGATACGGCGAGCGGCGTCAGCAACGCGATCTTCATGCTGCTGGCGATTACAGGGGGCATGTGGTTCCCGCTGGATATTATGCCGAAGTTCCTCCAGACGGCTGCGAAGCTGCTTCCGGCCTATCATTTCGGGGGAGGAGCCTGGGAGATTGTGCGCGGCGAGACGCCGCAATGGGAGCACGCACTGTTTTTGGCAGGTTATCTGCTTCTGTTTATGATACTATCTACGTATATCCGAAAAAAGCAGGAAGCGGTGTAG
- a CDS encoding sugar phosphate isomerase/epimerase family protein, which yields MSEAHSPWKLGTYWYDKESVSLMQLKEAGIAYIELNLDNYIPPEEGLTPAMRTRYRQAVDAAGKAGIEIWSVHLPFGNPWDISTPDDAERLAIIEAHTRVMDWARDWGAQVTVIHPSFEPIPDAQRERRLKLASASVSELSERARLRGLKLAVEDLPRSCLGRNSAEIAALIGDAPDAVVCCDTNHLLTEKPEAFIRFLGNRIGTLHLSDYDGVDERHWLPGRGIVNWAEVLQALIDSGYGGPFMFEADYKDPHELVQCYQSLMKLVSDARTP from the coding sequence ATGTCTGAAGCCCACTCTCCATGGAAGCTGGGCACGTATTGGTACGACAAGGAATCGGTATCGCTTATGCAGTTAAAAGAAGCCGGCATCGCTTATATTGAGCTGAATCTGGATAACTATATCCCTCCAGAGGAAGGGCTTACTCCCGCCATGCGCACCCGCTACCGGCAGGCCGTGGATGCCGCCGGGAAGGCAGGCATCGAGATCTGGTCGGTTCATCTGCCCTTCGGGAACCCGTGGGACATCTCTACGCCCGATGACGCCGAGCGCCTCGCCATCATCGAGGCCCATACGCGCGTGATGGATTGGGCACGAGACTGGGGCGCGCAGGTGACCGTCATTCATCCGAGCTTCGAGCCGATTCCCGATGCGCAAAGAGAACGGCGGCTGAAGCTGGCGTCTGCCTCCGTGAGCGAGTTAAGTGAGCGGGCCCGTCTGCGCGGCCTGAAGCTGGCCGTCGAGGATCTGCCGCGTTCCTGCCTCGGCCGGAACAGCGCCGAGATCGCTGCCTTGATCGGCGATGCGCCGGATGCTGTCGTCTGTTGCGACACGAACCATCTGCTGACGGAGAAGCCGGAAGCGTTCATCCGCTTCCTCGGGAACCGCATCGGCACCCTCCATCTCTCGGATTATGACGGCGTGGACGAGCGCCACTGGCTTCCCGGCCGGGGCATCGTGAATTGGGCGGAAGTGCTTCAAGCGCTAATCGACAGCGGCTACGGCGGCCCCTTCATGTTCGAAGCGGACTACAAGGATCCCCATGAACTGGTACAATGCTACCAATCGCTGATGAAGCTTGTCAGCGACGCACGCACGCCATAG
- a CDS encoding STM4014 family protein gives MSRHEPSADLGAVREGTAGHAPYILIGNAGNRRTDGLQAARRRFGLAPALLLTYQELLQGDASLEELLDRVRRSGAGSPIIRLDAPGEHPEVERELIALGALNGSADEQGARGQESIPAESARRLPEEHGRIRYPAQWFRGYGRLLARLRLQASSAGIPVRWVNDPADIAVMFDKRRCWEHLSRHGVPIPDLPAPAGSITGYEGLQAAIRSSGMHRLFLKLACGSGAAGVIAYQCQPSTGAELAVTTLEMEERAGETVFFNSGRLRQYRDHAVIRRMVDWLCGEGAHAERWIAKERLDGKSFDVRQLVVNGSACHAVLRLSSSPITNLHLRNERRPMDEGMIASGVAEAVASTAEAALASFPASSVAGIDVLVRRGSGMTYAVDINPFGDLLYRVEYEGWDTYEWQMRQLQERKNHQ, from the coding sequence ATGTCTAGGCATGAACCAAGCGCCGATCTGGGTGCCGTGCGGGAAGGAACGGCAGGGCACGCCCCGTACATCCTGATCGGCAATGCCGGGAACCGGCGCACGGACGGTCTGCAGGCGGCCCGCCGCAGATTCGGGCTGGCGCCCGCGTTGCTGCTCACCTATCAGGAGCTGCTGCAGGGAGACGCCTCGCTGGAGGAATTGCTGGACCGCGTGCGCCGTTCGGGGGCGGGAAGCCCGATCATCCGCCTGGATGCTCCGGGCGAGCATCCCGAAGTCGAGCGGGAGCTGATCGCGCTCGGCGCCCTGAACGGATCCGCGGACGAGCAAGGGGCGCGGGGCCAGGAGAGCATCCCGGCGGAGTCGGCGCGGCGCCTTCCCGAAGAGCATGGGCGGATCCGCTATCCGGCCCAATGGTTCCGGGGCTATGGCCGCTTGCTCGCCCGGCTCCGGCTGCAGGCCTCATCGGCCGGCATCCCGGTGCGCTGGGTGAACGATCCCGCCGATATTGCGGTCATGTTCGACAAGCGGCGCTGCTGGGAGCATCTGTCCCGGCATGGCGTGCCGATCCCCGATCTCCCGGCCCCGGCCGGTTCGATTACCGGCTATGAAGGGCTGCAGGCGGCCATCCGGTCGAGCGGCATGCACCGCCTCTTCCTCAAGCTGGCCTGCGGCTCCGGAGCGGCCGGGGTCATTGCCTATCAGTGCCAGCCCTCGACCGGAGCCGAGCTGGCGGTCACGACGCTGGAGATGGAGGAACGGGCGGGAGAGACTGTCTTTTTCAATTCGGGACGCCTGCGGCAATACCGGGATCATGCGGTGATCCGCCGAATGGTCGATTGGCTCTGCGGAGAAGGGGCTCATGCGGAGCGCTGGATCGCGAAGGAGCGCCTCGACGGCAAATCATTCGATGTCCGCCAACTCGTCGTGAACGGGTCGGCTTGCCATGCCGTCTTGCGGCTCAGCTCCAGCCCGATCACGAACCTGCACCTGCGGAATGAGCGCCGTCCGATGGACGAAGGCATGATCGCTTCCGGGGTGGCGGAAGCGGTAGCCTCGACCGCGGAAGCGGCCTTGGCGTCCTTCCCGGCCTCGTCCGTGGCGGGAATCGACGTGCTCGTCCGGCGCGGCAGCGGGATGACCTATGCCGTCGACATCAATCCCTTCGGCGATCTGCTCTATCGGGTCGAATATGAAGGGTGGGACACCTACGAATGGCAGATGCGCCAACTGCAAGAAAGGAAAAATCACCAATGA
- a CDS encoding response regulator transcription factor: MIRIVIAEDQRLLRGALASLLDLEDDIEVVGQAGDGDEALALIARLEPDVCLMDIEMPAKSGLDVAEELKRRRLNSRVIILTTFARPGYFERAVKSGIQGYLLKDEPSERLAEAIRNVMRGEREISPELAFAVIREEDNPLTDREREILKLAAEGRTANEIASALYLSYGTVRNYLSSIMSKLEARTRIEAIEIARSKGWL, from the coding sequence ATGATCAGGATCGTTATCGCCGAAGATCAGCGGCTGCTTCGCGGTGCGCTCGCATCCCTCCTTGATCTGGAGGATGATATTGAAGTGGTTGGGCAGGCCGGCGACGGGGATGAGGCGCTGGCGCTGATCGCAAGGCTGGAGCCGGACGTATGTCTGATGGATATTGAGATGCCTGCCAAAAGCGGTCTGGATGTAGCCGAAGAGCTGAAACGCCGGCGTTTGAATTCCCGGGTTATTATTTTGACGACTTTTGCCCGGCCGGGATATTTCGAGCGGGCCGTGAAATCCGGGATTCAAGGCTACCTCCTAAAGGATGAGCCGAGCGAACGGCTTGCCGAGGCGATACGCAACGTCATGCGGGGCGAGCGGGAGATTTCGCCGGAGCTCGCCTTTGCCGTAATTCGCGAAGAAGACAACCCGCTGACCGATCGGGAGCGTGAGATTTTGAAGCTTGCCGCCGAAGGGCGCACCGCGAATGAGATAGCATCGGCGCTGTATTTATCTTATGGCACCGTGCGCAATTACTTGTCCAGCATCATGAGCAAGCTGGAGGCCAGGACGCGCATCGAGGCTATCGAGATCGCAAGGTCCAAAGGATGGTTATAA
- a CDS encoding STM4015 family protein: MEIRLSVGYEEYEDGERMSALIEKLAAGEHSQQLVSLIIGDWGQAYEDSPESFLDTLIANRERFPNLKKLFIGDMDYEDCEVSWIMQTNLSPVLKAYPNLESFTIKGSTDLRLEPLEHARLKELVIICGGLPAEVLADIRNAKLPELRKLELYLGVDEYGFSGSIDDVLSVADPGLFPKLTYLGLKDSEIQDEIAQALADAPILDQLETLDLSYGTLSDAGAEALLASARIKKLKHLDLKYHYMSDEMVKRWQDSGLPVDVSDQQDTEDEWRYPFLTE, from the coding sequence ATTGAAATTCGTTTATCGGTTGGCTATGAAGAATATGAAGACGGAGAGAGGATGTCTGCGCTGATCGAGAAGCTGGCAGCCGGAGAGCATAGCCAGCAGCTGGTCAGCTTGATTATCGGCGATTGGGGACAGGCCTACGAGGATTCCCCCGAGAGCTTCCTCGACACCTTGATTGCGAACCGGGAACGGTTCCCGAACTTGAAAAAGCTGTTCATCGGAGATATGGACTATGAAGATTGCGAGGTCTCCTGGATTATGCAGACGAACCTGTCTCCTGTGCTGAAGGCGTATCCGAATCTGGAATCATTCACGATCAAAGGAAGCACGGACCTGCGTCTGGAGCCCTTGGAGCATGCGCGGCTTAAGGAGTTGGTCATTATTTGCGGCGGACTGCCTGCAGAGGTGCTGGCCGACATCCGGAACGCGAAGCTGCCGGAGCTGCGGAAGCTGGAGCTGTATCTCGGCGTGGATGAGTACGGCTTCTCGGGTTCGATCGATGACGTGTTGTCTGTAGCGGATCCCGGTTTATTTCCGAAGCTGACCTACCTCGGATTGAAGGACAGCGAGATTCAGGACGAGATTGCGCAAGCGCTGGCCGATGCGCCGATTCTGGATCAACTGGAGACGCTCGATCTGTCATACGGCACCTTGTCGGATGCAGGCGCGGAAGCGCTGCTCGCCAGTGCCCGGATCAAGAAGCTGAAGCATCTTGATCTTAAATACCATTATATGTCGGACGAGATGGTGAAGCGCTGGCAAGATTCCGGACTTCCCGTCGATGTCAGCGATCAGCAGGATACGGAAGACGAATGGCGCTATCCGTTCCTGACGGAGTAG
- a CDS encoding sensor histidine kinase, whose amino-acid sequence MSRTKFSLFPRQFGFYPYIWLIYMTLFIYNMQFEHGVKKIIGYAMIALFVVTYRQLYFASGRAYDFWIALQMLLSAILLTFYNPNYLFLGFYTANFISFYEDRRKFNIAYGVLVAYILLPMLFHLRAIHVSEYIFFIPFIAIMLASPFGMRSMHRRQQLEKELDQANEQIRELVKREERLRIARDLHDTLGHTLSLITLKSQLVEKLIAKQEMDRAGEEAREIGQTSRAALRQVRELVSDMRAVTVAQELVESERMLGSAGIELQVQGELALEGVPDLTQNMLSLCIREAVTNIVKHSRAKSCLIHIERTNAEIRIRLQDDGIGLRSGSGMGNGLNGMSERLALIDGSLSLHSDGGGTQLTVAVPLIVKNGKDGGGAA is encoded by the coding sequence ATGTCCCGGACGAAGTTCAGCTTGTTCCCCAGACAGTTTGGATTTTATCCTTATATATGGTTAATCTATATGACCCTCTTTATTTACAATATGCAATTCGAGCATGGAGTAAAGAAAATCATCGGCTACGCGATGATCGCCTTATTCGTCGTAACCTATCGGCAGCTTTATTTCGCTTCGGGCCGGGCCTATGACTTTTGGATTGCGCTGCAGATGCTGTTAAGCGCTATTCTGCTCACGTTCTATAATCCCAACTATTTGTTTCTTGGTTTTTATACAGCGAACTTCATCTCATTTTATGAGGACAGGCGAAAATTCAATATTGCGTACGGCGTGCTTGTCGCGTACATCCTGTTGCCGATGTTATTCCATTTGCGAGCCATTCATGTGTCGGAGTATATCTTTTTCATCCCGTTTATTGCCATCATGCTGGCATCGCCATTCGGCATGCGGTCGATGCACCGGCGCCAGCAACTGGAGAAGGAGCTGGACCAAGCGAATGAGCAAATTCGGGAACTGGTGAAGCGGGAGGAACGGCTGCGCATTGCCCGCGATCTGCATGATACGCTCGGCCATACGCTGTCTCTTATTACGCTTAAGAGTCAATTGGTCGAAAAGCTGATTGCGAAGCAGGAGATGGATCGGGCGGGGGAGGAAGCGCGGGAGATTGGGCAGACCTCCCGGGCCGCGCTGCGGCAGGTGCGCGAACTCGTCTCCGATATGCGCGCCGTCACGGTTGCTCAGGAGCTGGTGGAATCCGAGCGGATGTTGGGGAGCGCCGGCATCGAGCTTCAGGTTCAAGGGGAACTGGCATTGGAGGGAGTTCCGGACCTGACGCAAAATATGCTTAGCCTGTGCATTCGGGAAGCGGTGACCAATATTGTCAAACACAGCCGGGCGAAGAGCTGCCTCATTCATATCGAGCGGACGAACGCGGAGATTCGGATTCGTCTGCAGGATGACGGTATCGGGTTACGCAGCGGAAGCGGCATGGGCAACGGTTTGAATGGCATGTCGGAACGGCTTGCCTTGATCGATGGAAGCTTGTCGCTGCATTCGGATGGGGGCGGCACACAATTGACGGTGGCGGTTCCGCTTATCGTCAAGAACGGGAAAGACGGAGGAGGTGCAGCATGA
- a CDS encoding FAD-dependent oxidoreductase, which produces MKLIKDDIRADVVIIGGGLGGVASALSAARMGMRVVMTEETDWIGGQLTSQAVPPDEHKAIETMGCTRTYRELRERVRAYYRANYPLTEQAANNPLLNPGRGWVSRLCHEPKVALRVLHDMLAPYTSSGRITILYETIPVEAETEGDIVRSVTVSHVRTQQLTRLTGSYFLDATECGDLLPLAGVEHVIGAESRAETGELHASEKANPLDIQSFTHVFAIEYFPEGNFTIEKPEQYDFWREYVPEPSIYPLLSMYTINVNDPTKYRKFNLFSDGQDPMPLWTYRRIIDKSLFEPGFYESDITLVNWPQNDYYLGPIIGVSEAEKRQHLENAKQLSFSLLYWLQTEIPRPDGGKGYPGLRLRTDVLGTADGMAKAPYIRESRRIKARYTITEADVGKEMRGEAGIRRYTDSIGVGSYHLDLHTTTASHRKFYLPSYPYEIPLGALLPVRMTNILPVCKNIGTTQVSNGSYRLHPTEWNIGESAGYLVAYSLQHKVTPHQVHEEPSHLECFQSLIQENGVQIHWPDGFEM; this is translated from the coding sequence ATGAAGCTGATTAAGGATGACATCCGGGCCGATGTTGTAATTATCGGCGGAGGATTGGGCGGCGTCGCGTCTGCCTTGTCCGCGGCTAGAATGGGAATGCGTGTGGTGATGACGGAAGAGACGGATTGGATCGGCGGTCAATTGACATCGCAGGCGGTTCCTCCCGATGAGCACAAGGCAATTGAGACGATGGGCTGCACCCGTACATACCGGGAGCTTCGCGAGCGGGTGCGGGCTTATTACCGGGCGAACTATCCGCTCACCGAGCAAGCGGCGAATAATCCCTTGCTCAATCCTGGGCGGGGATGGGTCAGCCGCCTATGCCATGAGCCGAAGGTGGCGCTGCGCGTGCTGCATGACATGCTGGCGCCGTACACGAGCAGCGGCCGGATTACGATTCTCTACGAGACGATTCCGGTGGAGGCCGAGACGGAAGGCGATATCGTCCGTTCGGTCACGGTATCGCATGTGCGCACCCAGCAGTTGACCCGCTTGACAGGTTCATACTTCCTCGACGCGACCGAATGCGGCGATCTGCTGCCGCTCGCAGGGGTGGAGCATGTGATCGGGGCCGAGTCCCGCGCGGAGACGGGCGAGCTGCATGCGTCCGAGAAGGCGAATCCCCTTGATATCCAGTCGTTCACTCATGTATTCGCCATCGAGTATTTCCCGGAAGGGAACTTTACGATCGAGAAGCCGGAACAATATGATTTCTGGCGGGAGTATGTTCCGGAGCCGTCCATCTATCCTCTGTTAAGCATGTATACGATCAATGTCAATGATCCGACCAAGTACCGCAAATTCAACCTGTTCTCCGACGGCCAGGATCCAATGCCGCTGTGGACGTACCGGCGGATTATCGATAAGTCCCTGTTCGAACCGGGCTTCTATGAGAGCGACATCACGCTGGTGAACTGGCCGCAGAACGATTACTACCTGGGCCCGATTATCGGCGTTAGCGAGGCGGAGAAGCGGCAGCACCTGGAGAATGCGAAGCAGTTGAGCTTCTCGCTCCTCTACTGGCTGCAGACGGAGATACCGCGGCCGGACGGCGGCAAGGGCTACCCGGGTCTTCGCTTGCGCACAGACGTGCTCGGCACGGCGGATGGCATGGCCAAAGCGCCGTACATTCGGGAATCGCGGCGTATCAAGGCGCGTTATACCATTACCGAAGCCGATGTCGGCAAGGAGATGCGGGGAGAGGCGGGAATACGCCGCTATACCGACAGCATCGGCGTGGGCAGCTATCATCTGGATCTTCATACGACAACGGCCTCGCACCGCAAGTTCTACCTGCCAAGCTATCCATATGAGATTCCGCTGGGCGCCCTCCTGCCTGTCCGGATGACCAATATATTGCCGGTATGCAAAAATATCGGCACGACTCAAGTGTCCAACGGCAGCTATCGGCTGCATCCGACGGAATGGAACATTGGCGAATCGGCAGGCTATCTGGTCGCCTATTCGCTGCAGCATAAGGTGACGCCGCATCAAGTGCATGAGGAGCCGTCCCATCTCGAATGCTTCCAGTCGCTTATTCAGGAGAATGGCGTTCAGATCCATTGGCCGGATGGCTTCGAGATGTAG